One Pseudomonas muyukensis DNA segment encodes these proteins:
- a CDS encoding non-ribosomal peptide synthetase: MNAITDPCEVFQVSCQQAAILDAQARMGRPLCAHLGLTLDAAVQPERLEQAARALSARYEILRTEYRAVPGMRRAVQAIAAQPRLALLALAPGAFDQAPERAVEALAEHSLVLSLGSGEQAHRVMLSLPLASVDRVSLALLGRELLALYAGEPLAAFEGLQYADYSDWQAGLGEEAIGQQGERFWRELLQAHPALAQWPGEPRGSSALAPQCARQAAAVELGRLDKLAGEQGLDGAQALLMVLWGDFVGGLGGQQSWLVSQAVTGRNSQLQDAVGHFALDLPVLFQAQPGIGLGERAERYAAQAQLSQSWLDCFDAAQAAEAGAVADFGFEWQAADDLELHLPARSLQRLRLNAQAAADGVHLTLTLGEGFPAGLAEIWLQQFVTFVAGVLADPALPLAHQALVDSAQAARLGAVLDRSGQPAAGSQGQLQQLFEAQVARQPEHTALIIGAQQLSYAALDRRANQVAHALRAQGVGRESVVAVYGERSLEIVVAMLGVLKAGAAYLPLDPSYPSARLGFMLEDAKVAGLIALQALDPAITLDPGLALLRLEDAAVREASEQAPPLQADPADLAYIIYTSGSTGTPKGVMISHANARASTCARLQFYAEPVQRFLMLSSFSFDSSVAGIFWSLAQGGSLVLPQEQQHKDPQALARLIEAQRISHFLALPSLYAQILDGLGQAEALRCVIVAGETCPAELALRHRERLPGAELVNEYGPSEGAVWCSAYITSTVDATAALRVPIGEAIAGTRLYVLDEQGRWAGFAREGELCLAGVNLARGYLGRPGLTASRFIPDPLATTPGQRCYRSGDLASVRVDGLVDYLGRLDHQLKIRGHRIELGEIEALLGQQPGVREAVVIARETQAGKQLVAFVVGQADEGVLARLRDTLPEYMVPTALQVLDQLPRTPNGKVDRLALSERSLASVDYLAPRNDLEAELAAIWQEALGLERVGVRDNFFALGGHSLLATRIRSQVQQRLDLNLPLKVFFEGETIELLAEQIEAHRGGAGGAEQVDALEALFAETQE; the protein is encoded by the coding sequence ATGAATGCCATCACCGACCCTTGCGAAGTCTTCCAGGTTTCCTGCCAGCAAGCCGCTATTCTCGATGCCCAGGCCCGGATGGGCCGACCATTGTGCGCCCACCTGGGGCTGACGCTGGACGCTGCGGTGCAGCCCGAGCGCCTGGAACAGGCCGCGCGTGCGCTCAGTGCCCGCTACGAGATCCTGCGCACCGAGTACCGTGCTGTGCCCGGCATGCGCCGGGCGGTGCAGGCCATCGCCGCGCAGCCGCGCCTGGCGCTGCTGGCGCTGGCGCCAGGGGCGTTCGACCAGGCGCCGGAGCGTGCCGTCGAAGCCTTGGCCGAGCACAGCCTGGTGCTGAGCCTGGGCAGCGGCGAGCAAGCGCACCGGGTCATGCTCAGCCTGCCGCTGGCCAGCGTCGACCGCGTCAGCCTGGCACTGCTCGGCCGCGAGCTGCTGGCGCTCTATGCAGGCGAGCCGTTGGCCGCGTTCGAAGGCCTGCAGTACGCCGATTACTCGGATTGGCAGGCAGGGTTGGGCGAGGAAGCTATCGGCCAGCAGGGTGAGCGCTTCTGGCGTGAGCTGTTGCAGGCCCATCCAGCGCTGGCGCAATGGCCTGGCGAACCGCGCGGCAGCAGCGCGCTGGCGCCGCAGTGCGCGAGGCAGGCGGCGGCTGTCGAGCTCGGGCGTCTCGACAAGCTGGCCGGCGAGCAAGGCCTGGACGGCGCCCAGGCCTTGCTGATGGTGCTGTGGGGCGACTTCGTCGGCGGCCTGGGCGGGCAGCAGAGCTGGTTGGTCAGCCAGGCGGTGACTGGCCGCAACAGCCAATTGCAGGACGCGGTGGGGCACTTCGCCCTGGACCTGCCGGTGCTGTTCCAGGCGCAACCGGGCATCGGTCTTGGCGAGCGTGCCGAGCGCTACGCCGCCCAGGCGCAACTCAGCCAATCGTGGCTGGACTGCTTCGATGCGGCGCAGGCCGCCGAGGCTGGGGCAGTGGCGGACTTCGGTTTCGAATGGCAAGCAGCCGACGACCTCGAGCTGCACCTGCCGGCGCGTTCGCTGCAACGCTTGCGGCTGAATGCCCAGGCCGCGGCGGACGGCGTGCACCTGACCCTGACCCTGGGCGAGGGCTTCCCGGCAGGGCTGGCCGAGATCTGGTTGCAGCAGTTCGTGACCTTCGTCGCCGGGGTGCTCGCCGACCCGGCGCTGCCACTGGCGCATCAGGCCCTGGTCGACAGCGCCCAGGCCGCGCGCCTGGGGGCTGTGCTCGACCGCAGCGGGCAGCCGGCCGCGGGCAGCCAGGGGCAGCTGCAGCAGTTGTTCGAAGCCCAGGTGGCCCGCCAGCCCGAGCACACGGCGTTGATCATCGGCGCCCAGCAACTGAGCTACGCAGCGCTCGATCGGCGCGCCAACCAGGTCGCCCATGCCCTGCGGGCGCAGGGCGTCGGGCGGGAGTCGGTGGTGGCGGTGTACGGCGAGCGTTCGCTGGAGATCGTCGTGGCCATGCTCGGCGTGCTCAAGGCCGGCGCCGCTTACCTGCCGCTGGACCCAAGCTATCCGTCGGCGCGCCTGGGCTTCATGCTCGAGGATGCCAAGGTGGCTGGCCTGATCGCCCTGCAAGCGCTCGACCCGGCCATCACCCTGGACCCGGGGCTGGCGCTGCTGCGCCTGGAGGACGCCGCGGTGCGCGAGGCGAGCGAGCAGGCCCCGCCGCTGCAGGCCGATCCGGCCGACCTGGCTTACATCATCTACACCTCAGGCTCTACCGGCACCCCCAAGGGGGTGATGATCAGCCACGCCAATGCGCGGGCTTCGACCTGCGCGCGCTTGCAGTTCTATGCCGAGCCGGTGCAGCGTTTCCTGATGCTCTCGTCGTTTTCCTTCGACAGCTCGGTGGCCGGGATCTTCTGGTCGTTGGCCCAGGGTGGCAGCCTGGTCTTGCCGCAGGAACAGCAGCACAAGGATCCCCAGGCGCTGGCACGGCTGATCGAGGCGCAACGGATTTCCCATTTCCTGGCACTGCCTTCGCTGTATGCGCAGATCCTCGATGGCCTGGGCCAGGCCGAGGCGCTGCGCTGCGTCATCGTGGCCGGCGAAACCTGCCCGGCGGAGCTGGCGCTGCGCCATCGTGAGCGGCTGCCGGGGGCCGAGCTGGTCAACGAGTATGGTCCGTCGGAAGGCGCGGTCTGGTGCAGTGCCTATATCACCTCCACGGTCGACGCCACGGCGGCGCTGCGGGTGCCGATCGGCGAGGCCATCGCCGGCACGCGCCTGTATGTGCTGGACGAGCAGGGGCGTTGGGCCGGTTTTGCCCGCGAGGGCGAGCTGTGCCTGGCCGGCGTCAACCTGGCCCGTGGCTACCTGGGCCGTCCGGGCCTGACCGCCAGCCGCTTCATCCCCGACCCGCTGGCCACGACGCCAGGGCAGCGCTGCTACCGCAGCGGCGACCTGGCCAGTGTGCGGGTCGACGGGTTGGTCGATTACCTGGGCCGCCTGGATCATCAGTTGAAGATTCGCGGCCACCGTATCGAGCTGGGCGAGATCGAGGCGCTGCTGGGCCAGCAGCCCGGCGTGCGCGAGGCGGTGGTGATCGCGCGGGAAACCCAGGCGGGCAAGCAGCTGGTGGCGTTCGTCGTCGGCCAGGCCGACGAGGGCGTGCTCGCGCGTCTGCGCGATACGCTGCCCGAGTACATGGTGCCCACCGCGCTGCAAGTGCTCGACCAGTTGCCGCGTACCCCCAACGGCAAGGTCGACCGCCTGGCCCTGAGCGAGCGCAGCCTGGCCAGTGTCGACTACCTGGCCCCGCGCAATGACCTGGAGGCCGAGCTGGCGGCGATCTGGCAGGAGGCCCTGGGCCTGGAGCGGGTCGGGGTCAGGGACAACTTCTTCGCCCTCGGCGGCCATTCGCTGCTGGCCACGCGAATCCGTTCGCAAGTGCAGCAGCGCCTGGACCTCAACCTGCCGCTGAAGGTGTTCTTCGAAGGTGAAACCATCGAGCTGCTGGCTGAGCAGATCGAGGCGCACCGCGGCGGTGCCGGTGGCGCCGAACAGGTCGATGCGCTCGAGGCGCTGTTTGCCGAGACCCAGGAGTGA
- a CDS encoding TauD/TfdA family dioxygenase, producing the protein MSNFESHGIPALARGRRKGLSVDPQRLVSFSPLFEGGSMPLLCQPSVPGVGLVQWAGENRALIEAQLDKHAAILFRGFDVQDIDTFNRCIDAISGGALEYLFRASPRTQITRKLNVYSSTDYPAPEKIFPHNEHSYSPVFPLHLYFYCDLPSQTGGETPLGDTRLILERIDPEVREAFARKGILYVRNYGDGMGLPWQTVFQTDDRAAVEAYCAKIGVEPEWKPGNRLRTRQRGPALVRHPRTGETVWFNHGTFFNALTLPDSIRASLIAEFEPMELPQNTFFGDGSAIPEAYITHLQQIYREVMVQFPWQTGDVVLLDNILTVHARNEYTGPRKILTAMAVALKSADVAIG; encoded by the coding sequence ATGTCGAATTTCGAGTCGCACGGCATACCGGCTCTGGCCAGGGGCAGGCGCAAGGGCCTGAGTGTCGATCCGCAACGGCTGGTGAGTTTCTCGCCGCTGTTCGAGGGCGGCTCGATGCCGTTGCTGTGCCAGCCCAGCGTGCCGGGGGTGGGCCTGGTGCAGTGGGCGGGCGAGAACCGTGCGCTGATCGAGGCGCAGCTGGACAAGCATGCGGCGATCCTGTTCCGCGGCTTCGACGTGCAGGACATCGACACCTTCAACCGCTGCATCGACGCGATTTCCGGCGGCGCCCTGGAGTACCTGTTCCGCGCCTCGCCGCGCACCCAGATCACGCGCAAGCTGAATGTCTACAGCTCTACCGACTACCCGGCGCCGGAGAAGATCTTCCCGCACAACGAGCACTCCTATTCGCCGGTGTTTCCGTTGCACCTGTATTTCTATTGCGACCTGCCGTCGCAAACCGGCGGCGAGACGCCGCTGGGCGATACCCGGCTGATCCTCGAGCGGATCGACCCTGAGGTGCGCGAAGCGTTCGCCCGCAAGGGCATCCTCTATGTGCGCAACTATGGCGACGGCATGGGCCTGCCCTGGCAGACCGTGTTCCAGACCGACGACCGCGCGGCGGTCGAGGCCTACTGCGCGAAGATCGGCGTTGAGCCTGAGTGGAAGCCGGGCAATCGCCTGCGTACCCGCCAGCGCGGGCCGGCGCTGGTGCGCCACCCGCGCACTGGCGAAACCGTCTGGTTCAACCACGGCACCTTCTTCAACGCCCTGACCCTGCCCGACAGCATCCGCGCCAGCCTGATCGCCGAGTTCGAGCCCATGGAGCTGCCGCAGAACACCTTCTTCGGTGATGGCTCGGCAATACCCGAGGCTTACATCACCCATCTCCAGCAGATCTATCGCGAGGTCATGGTGCAGTTCCCGTGGCAGACCGGCGACGTGGTGCTGCTGGACAACATTCTCACGGTGCACGCACGCAACGAGTACACCGGCCCGCGAAAAATACTCACCGCCATGGCCGTCGCGCTGAAAAGCGCCGACGTGGCCATCGGTTAA